The following proteins are encoded in a genomic region of Rattus rattus isolate New Zealand chromosome 2, Rrattus_CSIRO_v1, whole genome shotgun sequence:
- the LOC116893185 gene encoding ubiquitin carboxyl-terminal hydrolase 17-like protein A: MESKEIRFQSFFAAESTPNLGGACLGLAVLGRFVGVATGLNYKTLSIWDWSSLTAIFWRERLPSADLEDSSRLFERDHRKMVTAPSFTEDSAMSPPATPELHQDEAQVLEELSAKGKPSLSLQRLQRPGSGLQNIGNSCYLNAVLQCLTHTPPLADSMLSREHSQRCCYPEGCKMCAMEAHVTQSLLHSHSGGVMKPSEILTSTFHKHRQEDAHEFLMFTLNTMHESCLRECKQSETSSKDSSLIYDIFGGQMRSQIKCHHCQGTLDSYDPFLNLFLDICSAQSVKQALEDLVKVEELQGDNAYYCGGCRGKVPASKTTKVQSASKVLLLVLNRSYDFGGDKLNRVVSYPEYLDLQPYLSQPTAGPLPYALYAVLVHDGETCSCGHYFCYVKASHGKWYKMDDSKVTRCEVSSVLSEPAYMLFYVQQTDLEKVNADVSVGRVHGVLHPESQQKKTRKKKHKRSSCTEAVQMPRENRKNTATKETSSGEGKVLQEQNQQKAGQNLKTTKVNLSANGTVIHQPRYTANWGRDAPDKDNQPGHNADRLLTTQGSMNTGQLCGQGGRQRSKKKKNKIKQGQRPLLVC, encoded by the exons ATGGAGTCCAAAGAGATCAGATTTCAGAGCTTCTTTGCAGCAGAATCCACACCCAACTTGGGAGGGGCTTGTCTGGGATTGGCAGTTCTGGGACGGTTTGTGGGCGTGGCCACAGGACTAAACTATAAAACGCTGAGCATTTGGGATTGGTCCTCACTTACAGCGATTTTCTGGAGGGAAAGACTTCCTTCTGCTGACTTAGAAGACTCCAGCAGGTTATTCGAACGGGATCATAGAAAAATGGTGACTGCTCCCTCCTTCACAGAAG ATTCAGCCATGTCACCACCTGCTACCCCAGAGCTCCATCAGGATGAAGCCCAGGTGCTAGAGGAGCTGTCTGCCAAGGGGAAGCCCAGTCTGAGTTTGCAGAGGCTCCAAAGACCAGGGTCCGGGCTCCAGAACATAGGCAACAGCTGCTACCTGAATGCAGTCCTGCAGTGCttgacacacacaccacctctcgCCGACTCCATGCTGTCCCGGGAGCATTCTCAGAGGTGTTGTTACCCAGAAGGCTGTAAGATGTGTGCTATGGAAGCTCATGTGACCCAGAGTCTCCTCCACTCCCACTCAGGAGGTGTCATGAAACCCTCCGAGATATTGACCTCTACCTTCCACAAGCACAGGCAGGAAGATGCCCATGAGTTTCTCATGTTCACCTTGAATACCATGCACGAATCCTGCCTTCGAGAGTGCAAGCAATCAGAAACCTCCTCTAAGGACAGCTCCCTGATCTATGACATATTTGGAGGCCAGATGAGATCTCAGATCAAGTGTCACCACTGCCAGGGCACCTTAGATTCCTACGATCCCTTCCTGAACCTCTTCCTGGATATCTGCTCTGCTCAGAGTGTGAAGCAAGCCTTGGAGGACTTAGTGAAGGTAGAAGAGTTGCAGGGGGACAACGCCTACTACTGTGGTGGGTGTAGAGGGAAGGTGCCAGCTTCTAAGACCACGAAGGTTCAGAGTGCCTCAAAGGTTCTCCTGCTAGTGTTAAACCGCTCCTACGATTTCGGGGGTGACAAGTTGAACAGGGTAGTAAGCTACCCAGAGTACCTTGACCTGCAGCCATACCTGTCACAGCCAACTGCAGGACCCTTGCCTTATGCTCTCTATGCAGTCCTGGTCCATGATGGGGAGACTTGTTCCTGTGGACATTACTTCTGTTATGTCAAAGCCAGCCATGGGAAGTGGTATAAGATGGATGATTCTAAGGTCACCAGGTGCGAGGTGTCTTCTGTCCTGAGTGAGCCTGCCTATATGCTCTTCTATGTCCAGCAGACTGACCTTGAAAAGGTCAATGCTGATGTGTCTGTGGGCAGAGTACATGGGGTTCTTCACCCTGAATCCCAGCAGAAGAAAACCcggaagaaaaagcacaagagaaGCTCTTGCACAGAAGCTGTACAAATGCCCcgagaaaacaggaagaatacAGCCACCAAAGAAACCTCCTCAGGGGAGGGGAAAGTGCTTCAGGAACAGAACCAGCAGAAAGCTGGGCAGAACCTCAAGACTACCAAAGTCAATTTGTCAGCCAATGGAACTGTGATTCATCAGCCCAGATATACAGCAAACTGGGGCAGGGATGCTCCAGACAAGGACAATCAACCAGGGCACAATGCTGACAGACTCCTCACCACTCAGGGCTCCATGAACACTGGGCAGCTCTGTGGTCAGGGAGGGAGACAAAGatctaagaagaagaagaacaagatcAAGCAAGGGCAGAGGCCTCTGCTTGTTTGCTAG